Proteins encoded by one window of Cylindrospermum stagnale PCC 7417:
- a CDS encoding translation initiation factor IF-2 N-terminal domain-containing protein: protein MNKAKVRIYELSKELNLPSTKLLAICNQLHITVKSESNSVPESDAQRIRTAAKKLMSPANSKESNTQNIGTSANKLKSHNLNTESEDWGYMFIGAIIDRLIQNLEGETALRSYPEFRERRERAHELMFECVGQKPGIFYIRRQGSGKEPGEEIWNLTIATDRDDFQLPPRLKELKKTLGFTVAVNKNGQPGLKLLSAHLLQTSRGNADAYAVAYRMRLLPNHHHQIGIPAKALARIATMPVCGNHVPTEDQLQAWKGFLQIEEKIAKARQFCVSYISYKHDFKRQISFEINITSATLDGNDENLLEAANFWERAKRTRNEDIKLFETAPKGKDWQNARQIGSIEEVDPKGSIIRVRLERELADYIATERYQLPTTGFLFFEAVGEIKQIQRKKKALDELNNGRTQNPYLGNFLFDASQARRIKKIVELQPEDLLLSSANPGQKAAVEKVLAAEDLVLIQGPPGTGKTTVIAEICYQVARRGGRTLIASQANLAVDNALSRLVHNPVIRAVRKGRAEKVGEEGQPFLEDQVIGRWLENTATDCEDSLSQRHENIQIFNQLLASAPRFAAYFKAEQEFTLQQNKFKKNKLKLESNCKIQEQAYSEVAAQQNEVEFLITDLENFLKTAPNINWESPEVKNFLPRLQPYTEGNNQVENFWENVRQAIKYTDELGFVRPACGVFGLAVWLRETVATEISQFRTALTSAQNATVAMSEVAALVQVFKQHSTSLNQLQADYQPILNKQQNLQQTIQIWENRKREIDYIISAVLEWKSTASSHLYQVLKDCQQSGLPLTENLLDLPVGLLMFANTLKLPILPKGYIINLPEWELLTKAMSYEAEGAFSDRRGKQHNFSYFLQQNFSQIPIVLVKSDRTQWKEIAQQFSNYQLLTPKQRKLLVENTQLFLVRLQKTYGAVYEWNNIDSTLTQITQELLETILANARQCILKVKTETEQQLQNLQRQLDEFQKNEIIQQQIFATQHQIEKVQQDASVKLEQVINILQKLSQQQNIPAQLRILTEQYLATQSKIWEQPEEFSKQIHSWEIGISQLESLIFSLDSLAMLEIIKNSLHEHSSKLKEETASCSKELELIQIKLRELEHKLQTQPSEKLTEERNWWMIEWQRIPEKFKPEISDNDLFNLKLLRGIKNQFDSCQQQLQDEEKYLNRYQHFVQDWIAKLRNPSERDQQDLRRIYLDNANVVGITCVQAANYNFSEEFKYFDVVIVDEVSKCTPPELLIPALKGKKLVMVGDHRQLPPMLDTRTLEELAQEIGSGREELKYLEESLFKIQFETADESIKQMLTTQYRMHPFIMGAINQFYDGKLECGILEPDSKRAHHLAGEIIQEHHHINWVKMPGGKEFQEQREGTSFFNIQEIDAIERLCQQFETTWSSRVANGESPKEIAVITFYGAQLRKIDERLQSELYPSLQIRTGTVDQFQGMERPVVIVSMVRNNNQGDVGFAKKPERVNVAFSRAQELLIIVGCHDLFTCKPGIAGSMYSEVANIVSRHGGFIDVSRVCN, encoded by the coding sequence ATGAACAAAGCCAAAGTTAGAATCTACGAACTATCAAAAGAATTAAATTTGCCTAGCACAAAACTATTAGCAATTTGTAATCAACTCCATATTACAGTCAAAAGCGAAAGTAACTCCGTACCAGAATCAGATGCTCAACGCATTCGTACAGCAGCTAAAAAGCTTATGTCCCCAGCAAATTCTAAAGAATCAAATACTCAAAACATTGGCACATCTGCCAATAAACTAAAATCTCATAACCTGAACACCGAATCTGAAGATTGGGGCTATATGTTCATAGGTGCGATAATTGATCGGTTAATCCAAAATTTAGAAGGTGAAACTGCCCTTAGATCATATCCCGAATTTCGAGAACGGCGAGAGCGTGCTCACGAGTTAATGTTTGAATGCGTCGGTCAAAAACCTGGCATTTTCTATATACGTCGCCAGGGTTCTGGAAAAGAACCAGGAGAAGAAATTTGGAATTTGACAATAGCCACAGACAGAGATGACTTTCAACTACCCCCAAGACTTAAGGAATTAAAAAAAACCTTAGGATTCACAGTAGCTGTAAACAAAAATGGACAACCCGGTTTAAAACTTCTCTCGGCTCATTTGCTCCAAACCTCACGAGGCAATGCTGATGCCTATGCCGTAGCTTATCGAATGCGACTTTTACCTAATCATCATCATCAAATCGGCATTCCAGCAAAAGCATTGGCACGCATAGCAACCATGCCAGTTTGCGGTAATCATGTACCAACAGAAGATCAATTACAAGCTTGGAAAGGCTTTTTGCAAATTGAAGAAAAAATTGCCAAAGCCCGGCAGTTTTGTGTCTCTTACATCAGCTACAAACATGACTTCAAAAGGCAGATTAGTTTTGAAATTAATATCACCTCTGCCACCCTTGACGGTAACGATGAAAATTTATTAGAAGCGGCGAACTTTTGGGAACGAGCAAAACGGACAAGAAACGAAGACATCAAACTATTCGAGACTGCTCCCAAAGGCAAAGACTGGCAGAACGCCCGCCAAATAGGCTCTATTGAAGAAGTAGACCCCAAGGGTTCCATCATCCGCGTCAGACTAGAACGCGAACTAGCTGACTACATAGCAACAGAACGTTATCAGCTACCAACCACCGGATTTTTATTTTTTGAAGCTGTTGGTGAAATCAAACAAATTCAGCGCAAGAAAAAAGCCTTAGATGAATTAAATAATGGTCGGACTCAAAACCCCTATTTAGGTAACTTTTTATTTGATGCTTCTCAAGCAAGACGAATTAAAAAAATTGTTGAACTTCAACCAGAAGACTTATTATTATCCTCCGCTAACCCCGGACAAAAAGCAGCAGTTGAAAAAGTCCTAGCAGCTGAAGATTTAGTTCTCATTCAAGGGCCACCAGGGACAGGTAAAACTACCGTAATTGCCGAGATTTGTTATCAAGTAGCCCGTCGCGGTGGACGCACCTTAATAGCGTCTCAAGCCAATTTAGCAGTAGATAACGCCCTGAGTAGATTAGTTCACAACCCAGTTATTCGGGCTGTACGCAAGGGAAGAGCCGAGAAAGTCGGGGAAGAAGGACAGCCATTTTTAGAAGACCAAGTGATTGGCAGATGGCTAGAAAATACCGCAACTGACTGCGAAGATAGTCTCAGCCAACGCCACGAAAATATTCAGATTTTCAATCAATTGCTGGCATCAGCACCAAGATTTGCAGCTTACTTTAAAGCAGAGCAAGAATTCACTCTACAACAAAATAAATTCAAGAAAAATAAGTTAAAGCTAGAGTCAAACTGTAAAATTCAAGAACAAGCTTACAGCGAAGTAGCAGCGCAGCAGAACGAGGTTGAATTCCTAATTACGGATTTGGAGAACTTTCTAAAAACTGCACCAAATATAAACTGGGAATCTCCTGAAGTCAAAAACTTTTTGCCTCGTCTTCAGCCTTACACAGAAGGCAATAATCAAGTAGAAAACTTTTGGGAAAACGTTCGTCAAGCCATTAAGTATACTGATGAACTTGGTTTTGTTCGTCCAGCCTGTGGTGTATTTGGGTTAGCAGTTTGGTTGCGTGAGACTGTAGCAACAGAAATTTCTCAATTTAGAACTGCTCTTACTTCTGCTCAAAATGCGACTGTAGCCATGTCTGAAGTTGCAGCGCTGGTGCAAGTTTTTAAACAGCATTCCACTTCTTTAAATCAGCTACAAGCAGATTATCAGCCCATCCTGAACAAACAGCAAAACCTACAGCAAACAATCCAGATTTGGGAAAACCGCAAACGGGAAATTGATTATATTATCTCAGCAGTTTTAGAATGGAAGTCTACAGCATCTTCCCATCTTTATCAAGTCTTAAAAGATTGTCAGCAATCCGGTTTACCTTTAACAGAAAATCTGCTGGACTTACCAGTAGGGCTATTAATGTTTGCCAATACATTAAAATTGCCAATTTTGCCCAAAGGTTACATCATAAACCTGCCAGAATGGGAGCTATTGACAAAGGCAATGTCTTATGAAGCCGAGGGAGCTTTTTCTGACAGAAGGGGTAAACAGCATAATTTTAGTTATTTTTTACAGCAAAATTTTAGTCAGATTCCAATAGTGCTAGTAAAAAGCGATCGCACTCAATGGAAAGAAATTGCTCAACAGTTTAGCAATTATCAACTGCTCACCCCAAAACAGCGAAAATTACTGGTTGAGAATACCCAGCTTTTTTTAGTTAGATTACAAAAAACTTACGGTGCAGTTTATGAATGGAATAACATCGACTCTACCCTCACCCAGATTACACAAGAATTACTAGAAACTATCCTGGCAAATGCCCGTCAATGTATTTTAAAAGTCAAAACTGAAACTGAACAACAGCTTCAAAATCTGCAACGACAATTAGATGAATTTCAGAAAAATGAAATCATTCAACAGCAAATATTCGCTACTCAACATCAAATAGAGAAAGTCCAGCAAGATGCTAGTGTGAAACTTGAACAAGTTATTAATATCTTGCAAAAACTTAGCCAACAGCAAAACATACCTGCTCAATTACGCATTCTCACTGAACAATATCTCGCAACTCAATCAAAGATTTGGGAACAACCTGAAGAATTCTCAAAGCAAATCCATTCTTGGGAAATTGGCATCAGTCAGCTTGAAAGCTTAATTTTTTCATTAGATTCTTTGGCGATGCTAGAGATAATCAAAAACTCTCTGCATGAGCATTCCTCAAAGCTAAAAGAAGAAACTGCAAGTTGTTCTAAAGAACTTGAACTAATCCAAATTAAACTACGGGAACTAGAACATAAATTACAAACGCAGCCATCAGAAAAATTAACCGAAGAAAGAAACTGGTGGATGATAGAATGGCAAAGAATACCTGAAAAATTTAAACCTGAGATTTCTGATAATGACTTATTTAATCTGAAACTTTTACGCGGCATTAAAAATCAGTTTGATTCTTGCCAACAGCAACTGCAAGATGAAGAAAAATATCTCAATAGATATCAGCACTTTGTCCAAGATTGGATAGCTAAACTCCGCAATCCTTCAGAACGTGATCAACAAGATTTAAGGCGAATTTATCTAGACAATGCTAATGTCGTCGGTATCACTTGCGTTCAAGCAGCAAATTATAATTTTTCTGAAGAATTCAAATATTTTGATGTTGTCATCGTTGATGAAGTTAGTAAATGTACTCCACCAGAGTTATTAATTCCTGCCTTAAAAGGCAAAAAGTTAGTTATGGTAGGTGATCATCGACAATTACCACCAATGCTTGATACTAGAACTTTAGAAGAACTTGCTCAAGAGATTGGTAGTGGAAGAGAAGAACTAAAATATTTAGAAGAATCTCTATTTAAAATCCAGTTTGAAACTGCTGATGAAAGTATTAAGCAAATGCTAACTACACAATATAGAATGCACCCGTTTATTATGGGTGCAATCAATCAGTTTTATGATGGTAAACTAGAATGTGGCATTTTGGAGCCTGACAGCAAACGCGCTCATCATCTAGCCGGCGAAATTATCCAAGAACATCATCATATTAATTGGGTGAAAATGCCTGGAGGGAAGGAATTTCAAGAGCAACGTGAGGGAACTTCGTTCTTTAATATTCAAGAAATTGATGCGATTGAGCGTTTGTGTCAGCAATTTGAGACTACTTGGAGTTCTAGAGTTGCTAATGGTGAATCACCCAAAGAAATCGCCGTAATTACATTTTATGGCGCTCAACTGAGAAAAATTGATGAACGTCTGCAATCTGAACTTTACCCTTCATTACAAATTCGTACTGGTACAGTTGACCAATTTCAAGGTATGGAAAGACCTGTTGTAATTGTGAGTATGGTTCGCAATAATAATCAGGGAGATGTGGGATTTGCTAAAAAGCCAGAACGGGTTAATGTTGCCTTTTCCCGCGCTCAAGAACTACTAATAATTGTCGGTTGTCACGATTTATTTACCTGTAAACCAGGCATAGCCGGCAGTATGTATTCTGAAGTTGCAAACATTGTCAGTCGTCATGGA